The Pseudoalteromonas sp. GCY genome includes the window CACTATCTACAGTGTTAAAAATTGTCAGGGACTACATGAGTAAGCTAAGTATTAATGGTCGTGAGACTCCTCAGCTGCAATACCAAGCCATACTAGTTTTTCTGGCACGTAATCTAGCTCAAACGTGTCTACCAGTTTGGCTTCTTCTAAATCAAACTTTTTAATTTGTTTTGCAATTGGATCGCTCACATATACCGCTTGCTCTGAATGAGAGAATGTAATTTGGAAGCCATGACCTTCTGGCATCGTAGTTAAATCAGCATCACTTACTTGTACTTCACCTGCAGCTTCAAAATGGTGCTCGCCATCATGCTCATGACCGGCAAAAATGCTGAGTTTACCTGCGGTATCCATCACCACAACATGCTCACCCGCAAAGCTAAATCCAAAACTAGCAATGCGATAGTTATCACTTACTTGCCATTCAAGCTTCTCGATATGGCCGTGCTCTGGGTCAACCATCAGCACATCATTACCTGCTGATGCGATAAACTGCTCTGCACCATGGTGGCCTTTAAGGGTGCCAATTCGCTGCCCGTCAGCAAAGTAATCTGGATTAGCTAGTTTTACTGCACTAAAGCTTTCGCCTTGCTGAGTGATAAGCGCAACACCGTCACCGCAACCAAATGCCACTGCTTCTTCATTTTGAGCGCTGCCGTGAAGTGCTGGACAACTTACGTTAAATACTTGCTCTTGATGAAAATGGTCACCATGCGCATGATATAAACCAATTTGCGAGGGTAGAGAAGTTTCGGTTTGAGGGTCTCTGATCGTGCTAATTAAAAATTCACCTCGAGCTTGCGCCGCACCGTGCATGTAAGTGTCGTAATGTAATACAGCGACTTCGCTTTGCTCGCCGCTAATATGCGCTTCACTAAACATCGCGGCACTAGCATTTTGTTGGCTGTCTTTGTCGCCATCAGAGAATACAGCAATACCAGACTCACCCACCGTAACGTGTGTTGGCTTCACTGATTCTAAATGGAACGAAGCAAGTGCAGGCGCTTCTTCATGAGTATGGTGATGATCGCCATGCTCCTCTTCATACAAACCGCCATCAATAAACTCCACTAAACCTTGGTCACGTTGTACCAAGACAGCAAAGCGGTGATTTTCAGAGCTATATACATATTTTGGATAGTGGGTAACGCCAATCGAGTCGATAAGTGATTTATCCGCCGTTGAGTACACATTCACAACGTTACTTTCTGCGCTAGTGACTAACAGACGACCATTTGCGTCTGCGATCGTATCTCCATGATCGTGATCATCATGACCATCGTCATCATTGCCGTTATCTTGTGCTGGCGGGTCTACTTTTACGATTGTGTGTTCAGTACCACCACATGCAGAAAGAAGAATTGCGGAAATGGCAACTGCCAAAAGTTTACCTTTTAATACCATGAGAGAGATCCTATTTTTATTTATGTTATACCATAACTTTAAATATGTTATCTTATAACAAAACCAAAAACAACACCTCGACTAATCACCTATTTTACACACAAACCCAATCGTGAAATATGAAATCCAATTGTCACGACCAAACAAAGGCTAAACTGCAGATAACAAAATGCCTGTGGGTAAACGCAAAAGCATGGATTGTGGCAATAGGTACTATTTCAACTTATACCTCCACTGGTGCAGACTTTATGAGTCAAAACTTGATGATCACCATTGTCTTTCTATTGGTGTCATTTCCTTGTGTTGGGATCTGGTTGGTGTTTGGTTAGTCGCTGCAACATGTATTAAAAAAATGAGCAAAGCCTTGGATGGTTTAATTTTGTGATGGCTGCATTACTTGTGCTTTCAGTAATGCCAATCGTGCTGGATATCTTTGCAGGATAATCCCCTGCAAAGATTACCGTGTTATTGTTACTTGTTGTCCGCTTTTTACCGACGGGCGATCACCCACACTGCATGCACAATTCCTGGTATATAACCCAACAATGTCAGCAAAATATTTAACCAAAAAGCCCCGCCAAGACCGACTTGCAAGAACACGCCGAGTGGTGGAAGCAGGATTGCAATGATGATCCTCAATAAATCCATTGTTCTCTCCTAAAAGTTATAGACGCTTACATGGTGCATAGGTTATGCCAACTCAAAAGAATGCCTTTTGCATTAACCCACTAACAGTATAGGAGATAAAAAATGCCAGATTGGATTAATCTTGATTTAGCACTCATTTGGTATCACTTTTACCAAATTATTTTTGCGTTTTTAGTTAACCTGAGCTTGGGATAAGAAGTTAGTTAACTTATTAAAAGCGATAAGTTCAAAAAACATCTTCCCACTCTAGCTTGGTGTTTTTTCTTAATCCAAGGCAAATTTGTGCGTCAATAGCCAGCCTATTGCAAACAAATTTAACGCAGTAGTAAGGAAAAACAACTGCTAGAGAACAAGTTGTTATTCCGAGACCAGGTTACCCACTCTACCTTTGGCTATTAATAGAGAAAGTCGCTCTGATAGCGCGGGGCTAAGAACATTCCCATTAGTCGCTATTTCCTGTTGTGCTTTTATTTTAACAAGTATGGACGTCTTTGAATCACATGAAGCGCAAGCAAGAGTAATGTACGGTGTCATTACTGGAATTGGCTTTATTGGTGGCGGCTCAATTGTGAAAAATGATAACTCCACACATGGCGCAGCAACCGCTGCAGGTATTTGGTTAACCGGGGCAATAGGGATCTCAAGCGCATGTCAACGATATGAAATCGCAATTGTATTAAGCGCGGTCGGGTTTTGGTGTTTCGCTTGCTAGAGTCTTATAAAAAGCCTTCGAGTTCTCAATAGACTTACGTTGAACCTTTCGTTCTTTTGCTCGAGACTTGGCGCTTGAGCTCTAACTTTTCACCAAAGAAGTATTCGTAAGCTAAAATAGCGATAAAATAAAAGAATCCAAAAACGCTGATATCAATAAGCAATTTACCGAAGTCAAAGGGTTCTTCGAATAAAAAATATTCAAAATCAGTAAGATAAAAAACTAACTTAGTCAAAAAAAGTGCGGGTAAAAGTGAAATAACAAATTTCAAATTAATGTCCTTTTAATTTGCCTGAGGTACTATCCGAAGTGCAGTTTACCTGCTTTCTTCCTAGATTGCACGCAATATACATTTTATTTCGATAGTTTACAAAGAGTTACTATCTTATCAGCTGAGCACTAAGCTCAGCTAATAACGAAACATCAAAACTTGATAATAGTTGAAACCGCTTCCTCGTTTGCCGTTTCAATAGACATTTTCAGTTCACGATTTTGCCAATCTATATCTATCAAGCCGTAGTTACTTCCCGATTTATTAATCAAATGGCGGTTAGATGTTGTCAACTTTGCGATGTCTTTGCTTATCGCACCAACTCGTCCGGTTGGAATACTGGCACCTGCTGGCGCACAGTTGCCCCACTCACCTTCGATGCCGTTTTGGTTATCATCCACTTGGGTATAACACCAAGGCTTATCGTTGTCTCGCGTGATACAACCTTGGTAGGTTACACCTGCATATTTGAACGGTAACTGACATACTTTGGCAAAATTGCCATCCCCTTTGTCATCTGCGTAAATCGGTAACCTTAATGGGTTTTCGATATGATAAGGCCAGTTTTGACCAAACCCAGATGCCGTCACTTCGTAGACGTTAACTGCTTGACCATATGTGCTGCTTGCGGGAATAGTCTTTTGCAAAAGCTCTCCCCAATGTTGATCGCCAGACAAAAATACAACGGCTTTAGTCTTACCTTCGTTCACTGATTTCTGTACTAACCTAAGCAAACGCTCTCTTTGTGCTGGCATTTCAGCCCAAGACTCATAACTAGTACCAGACATATTTGTTTCTTCTAATGACGCGATGGCAGCATTAAATGTTTTGCCGTCTCCATAAGCACAGTAGTTAGTTTTACTTCTGCCTTGATGCAGTGGAGGCAGTACTTGAATGCCGCTTGCAATGAGCTTGATTTCTGAAGGTTTTTGTAACTCTTGCTCAAGCCATTGCCACTGCGCCTCTCCCAATATGGTGCTACTTTCACCTTCACACGTACCGTAACTTGAAAAAGTTGGAGAACGGAAGTAACGGGCATCCAATGTGATCACATGTGTGGTTTCGCCCGAGCCACCCAGCATTTTTGCTTCGTAAATACCAGCTTGACCGTTTAGTCTTGGGTCAGCCTTATCAACATCAAAGTGACGCAAGTATTCTTTCTGTGCGTTTACTCTCTGTGGATAATGTTTGCCTTCATTGTTCCAACCAAAATCATGGTCATCCCAAGTCGCCATCACCGGGATCTTTGCCTCTAAAAACTTGCGATATTCACTATTGTTCTTTTTATCATCGTACTTCTGGCGCATCACTGCCATATCGGTGGTATCTGCGTAGATATTGTCTCCTAACCAAAGAAATAGATCCGGTTGTTGACCAATTAGTTTAGCGAGCGCTTCAGGCATATCTCCTTTGGTTTTGAAACATGAGCCAAGTGCAACTCTATCTAATCGCTTACTTTGTAGGGGTTGAGTGTGAGCTAAAAGCGCTGGCGGCGCTTCTGGCTGGCATTCTTCCCAGCCGCCTTCTTCAACATAGCACCAAGGTGCGGTGTGATTTCGGGTTGTACAGCCATAAAATTTTTCACCCTGATACTCCGATGGCGTTTTACACGCTTTTCCGGTTATAGTTTTGAATTCCGGGATGGTTTCTGTTCTGACATGACCCCATGTTGCGCCTTCGATGCTTTGTTTTAAATAGCACCACTGCGAACCTGAATTATTTTTATCCGTCGTCCCTTGATACTGAGCGGCTAGATAGTTAAAAGTGGATTTACAAGACTCGTAGTGAACTTCAGGTTCTGCATTGGTGACGCTGCTCATGAGCATCAACACGACTGGCGTGAGAGTATAAGTTTTCATCGTTTCCTCGGTATTTGAATGTTGGCATCCTTGCTAGTTTTCCTTGCGGGAACGGAGTCTAATTCGAAAATGTTAAATTTTAGTTTAATATTTATTTCAAGTTCACATTTACTTCCACATTCATGAAATAATACGAAAGAGGCTCAATTAAT containing:
- a CDS encoding YqaE/Pmp3 family membrane protein, translating into MDLLRIIIAILLPPLGVFLQVGLGGAFWLNILLTLLGYIPGIVHAVWVIARR
- a CDS encoding MgtC/SapB family protein; this encodes MAINRESRSDSAGLRTFPLVAISCCAFILTSMDVFESHEAQARVMYGVITGIGFIGGGSIVKNDNSTHGAATAAGIWLTGAIGISSACQRYEIAIVLSAVGFWCFAC
- a CDS encoding alkaline phosphatase D family protein, with the translated sequence MKTYTLTPVVLMLMSSVTNAEPEVHYESCKSTFNYLAAQYQGTTDKNNSGSQWCYLKQSIEGATWGHVRTETIPEFKTITGKACKTPSEYQGEKFYGCTTRNHTAPWCYVEEGGWEECQPEAPPALLAHTQPLQSKRLDRVALGSCFKTKGDMPEALAKLIGQQPDLFLWLGDNIYADTTDMAVMRQKYDDKKNNSEYRKFLEAKIPVMATWDDHDFGWNNEGKHYPQRVNAQKEYLRHFDVDKADPRLNGQAGIYEAKMLGGSGETTHVITLDARYFRSPTFSSYGTCEGESSTILGEAQWQWLEQELQKPSEIKLIASGIQVLPPLHQGRSKTNYCAYGDGKTFNAAIASLEETNMSGTSYESWAEMPAQRERLLRLVQKSVNEGKTKAVVFLSGDQHWGELLQKTIPASSTYGQAVNVYEVTASGFGQNWPYHIENPLRLPIYADDKGDGNFAKVCQLPFKYAGVTYQGCITRDNDKPWCYTQVDDNQNGIEGEWGNCAPAGASIPTGRVGAISKDIAKLTTSNRHLINKSGSNYGLIDIDWQNRELKMSIETANEEAVSTIIKF